AAATAGGACAATAAAAAAATAAAAATTAGGGATTTAATTTCTTCCCTGATAGAAGTATCCTGCTCCAAGGAGGCATACAATTCCTATGATACCAGCAAGAGCATAGAGCGGTGTCTGGGTGCTTGCTGAACCGCTCTGACTTGAAGCAGCAACCTCATAGGCCTTACCTGACTCACCGGCAGGTTCTGACTGTGAAACCTCACTGGCCTCAGATGACTCACCAGAACTGGCAGTCACACTGGGTGCGGAACCTGATCTTCCACCTACTGAACCTGATGACGGTGCACCGGTCTCTCCGGCGCCATTGCCATCGCTATCTGTTCCTGTGGAGATATCAGACCCCGTATCAGATCCAGGCACATCAATGGATTTGCCTGTGGCTGCGGCCATTGCACTTGCAAACTTCCTCAGGGCAGCCTGGTTAAGGGAGGAGAGCTTCACAACCCACTCATTGAAGACGATGTTGGCACAGGTATGGTGACAGCAGACAACACCATACTCATTGACCGCCGAGATATACTCATCTGCAAGCCTCTGAAGCGTTGCTGAATCAGCCCTCCACAGGCCCCTCCTGCTGGCCTCAAGAAGCCATGCCACGGTGGAAGCATACGAGTAGGGCTGAACACTCCTGAACCTGTCCCTCACAGAGGAATCAAGGACATAGGTCTCAGCGACCCTCTGCCACATCCAGTCCTGTACAAGTTCAGGTGTAACTGCGCTCCACCCGAAGAGGTGTCCTATCTCCTTTGAGATCTGATGCCCCCCTGAGAATCCCTGGCTGAGCATTCCCTCAATCCATTTGGGGTTGTAGGTCCTTGTCCTCAGTTCAGCTGCAAGAAAATCTGAGAGTGTCTCAATCCTCGGGGTGAACCTTGTGTTGGCAATGTAGGATGCAACATTCTTACCTGACATTGCCCTTGCAGCCATTGTGAGCCCTCCAAGGTACTGGTAGACATCATCGTTGTCCAGGACCCCGTAAACACTGTCCCTCACCTGCACGGTTGCATCTAGATTTGATAGCTGCTTCATGAAGACATCCTTTGCATCAATGGCGTATAAGTCCTTTCCATAGATGAATCCCATGTGGTTAAGGTAGGTTTCAACGAGCTGTGACTGGTTGTTCCACTTGGCAGTGGACTCCACAACAGCAGGTATCCCTGTACCGTAACTTCCAGGTGCGCTGCCGAATATCCTTGCCCCTGCAAGTGTATCTGCCATTGGCAGGCCCCTGGCGGTGTAATTTGTGAGATCCTGAAGGTAGTGTTTTCTGAGATAGTTCTGGTTCACCGGTTCATCCAGTTTCATCACAAGCCTTATTGCCTCGTCCATCCTGTCTATACTGTAGGCAAAGGTATCCCTAAAGAGCCCGCTGATGGTTACAATGACATCGATCCTTGGCCTTCCCAGGGTTGCAAGGGGGGTCACGTTGATCCCTGTGAACCTTCCTGACTTATCCCATACCGGCTCAGCACCTATCAGTCTCAGCACCATGGCTATTGTCTGTCCATTGGTCCTCATGGTTTCAATGGCCCAGAGAACAACCCCAACGGTTTCAGGGTACCTGCCATTCTTTGCAAGGTAGTCTGCTATGAGATCATCGGCCATCTTCTTACCGATCTCCCATGCAGCCCTATCCGGTGCCAGTCTGGGGTCAAAGGAGTAGGAGTTCTTACCTGTCGGCAGTAGATCAGGTATCCTGATGGGGTCGGCGCCTCTTCCCGGCTCAACGAATCTGCCCTCAAGGGCCCTCAGGAGATTGCTGATCTCACAGTCACTGGCCAGCTTCTCCCTTATGGCGTTCCTGAACTCTGTGGTGTTACGTGTCGCCGGGTCAAAGCTCACAATGGCCTCAACCATTGCATCAAGTAGCTGACCGCTCAGTGGTTCTCCGAATACATGCAGACCGTAGGGTATCAGTGTTGCTGAAAGTTCATCGAGTCTGTGTTCAATCCTGTCAAGGGCCTCCTCAAAGGATGCGTTGAGGTCAAGGTTCAGTTCCCTGTGAAGGTCCAGTTTCACCGTGAGGTTCTTTATCTCCTCTGCAATTATCAGTTTACGCTGGGGATCCTCTGATGAGTGGTAGCTGTTGATCTTGTGCTGGAGTTCAGCCAGGTCACCGTAGAGTTCACCCACAACCATGGGTGGAATGTTGTGGTTGATGAGCACCGCATATCCCCGCCTCTTGGCCTGTGTTCCTTCACCGGGGTTGTTGACGATGTAGGGATAGATGTGGGGAAGATCACCTATCATGACGTCTGGCCAGTCAAGTGAGGAGAGTCCAACGGATTTTCCTGGCAGCCACTCAAGGGTTCCGTGTGTTCCGAGGTGTATAACTGCATTGAAGTTCTTCTGAAGCCAGAGGTAGAATGCCAGGTACTGGTGGTGGGGTGGGAGCGTGGTTGAGTGTATGAGGTCAGCTGCGTCCTCTCCAAAACCGCGCATTGGCTGTGGTCCAAGGAATACGTTTCCAAGCATCACGCCGGGTATCACGATGCTGCCATTGTATACCATCACGTTCCCTGGTGCTGGCCCCCAGGTTGCTGTTATGTTGTTCCTGAGGGCTTCAGGAAGGAGGCTGAACCATGCCAGGTATTCTGATACTGGTATGGTCACTGCACCTGCCTTCACAACCTTTGCAAGTTCCCCTGGGGCCCATGACCCCACATTGAGGCCCGGTCCAAGGAGTATGCTGATTACCTCTGCAGTTGACTTTTCATCCACCGTGTAGCCCGCTGCCTTCATGGCCCTCAGTATCGTGCTTATGCTCTCTGGTACGTTGAGGTAGCTGGCACTTATGCCATCCTTACCACCGCCTATGTTGTAGTAGATGAGGGCTATCTTCTTCTCTGAGTTTGAAAGTTCCCTCAGTTTCACCCAGTTGATCATTCTCTCTGTGAGCCTCTCTATCCTGTCGGGTATGGGTACGTAGTATGTGTATCTCAGGCCTGTCTGAGGGTCAACCATCTCTACGCCGCCACCGATCATGATTGGCTCTATTCTCCCATCAATCTCTGGCAGGGCTATCTGCCAGTAGACCTCGGATGAGAGTCCTGATATGCTCTCGTTCCATGTTTTGAGGTTTGACGCATATACCGCTGAAAGTGCGGGCACATCAAGTTCCCTCAGTATGCTGGTGGAGTTCACCGGATCCCCGTTGTAGAGGTTGAAACCCATACATGTTATGAGGCCGCTTATTCTCGGTGTCCTGTTGCCATCCAGGAAGAACTTCTCTATGACATTCCTCTTTGTTGGTGTGTCCGCTGCAAACCCGAGTATCACATTGTAGCCCTTGCGCTCGAGGCTATCAACTATCGCCGTGTGCATCCTCATGTCGCTTCCACGGTAGTAGGTGTCAAAGGTCAGGATACCTATCCATGGTTTTCCCGGCTTGTAGTGTCCGCTCTGCACATACCAGGAATAGTACTGGTCCCAGCTGGTGAACTGCTGTGCTGAGTCAGGATGGTAGACAAAGGACTTTATGGCTGGAATTGCTGTGAGGTTCTCCCCTGTTCTGAGCTTCATCCCCACATCCCTCAGAAGGAGAAGCATCATCCTCCTGAAATTTTCAGGGCCCCCCTGGTCCCATATATTCTTAACAGTTGCATTGTCCTCGCCTATCTGGGGATAGCTCTTGAAGGTGTTCCCTGTTCCTATGGCTATGATCCTTCTTGCTGATGTGACGTTGAGGATCTGGTTGACCTTTGCAACCGTGTTTGGACTGCTTATCATCTGTATAAGTATCACGTCGGCCCTTCTGCCAGCCTCAATGGCTGCTGCATCGATCTGCGGGTCGTTTCTCAGGAGTTCATCATTGGTGAACATTGAGAGGTTGAATCTGTAGCCGTTCTGGCCTGCCAGTTTATACCCCTCCACTATCGCCTTTGTACTGGATGTTGACCCGGTCAGTATCAGAAGGTTGTAGTGGGATGAGTTCTCTGCAATAACGTCCCCAGTGGTGTTGCTGCTGTTATCCGATGCTGAAACACCTCCTGTAAACATGAGTGCAATGATCAGAATTAATGGAATCACTGATCTTCTCATCTTTTCACCTCCATTTAATTTTATTTTAAATCAAATATTGTTGAATTAAGATTTATATAAAATTTGCTTTAATAATAATAAAGTATATTTTAATATACATCCATGAATTCAAATATATTGAATAACATATAGTCTTATGATACCCCCAAATCCATTGAGAGGTCAGACACAGCTGACCGGAATGTTGTGGATTTATAGGGAGTTTCAATGAACTCATCAAACATCTGGGTGATGGAAATGCCATGGTTTGCTGGATATCCACGTGAAAAAATAGAATGGTACCCCACAATAGACCTTGAAAAATGCGTAAAATGTGGTATGTGCATGAACTGTGGACAGAAGGTCTACAGATGGACAGAAGAAGGACCTGTGGTTGCACATCCCTACAAGTGCGTTGTCGGTTGCAGCACCTGCGCAACCCTCTGCCAGGGAAACGCAATAACATTCCCTGATAGGGAAAAATTGAGGGATCTCTACAGAAAAGAAGGTATCTGGGCCAAGGTTAAAAAAGAACTGCTCAAAGAAGGTAAACTAAACCCTGAAGAGTGATGGATTTCTTTTAAAGCTGGGTCACTGAAAAATCTAATGGGCTTACTGTCTTAAGGCAGTGAGATTGTGCATAAACCCTTCTCAGGTCATTGACCCAAAAAAATACACTGATGAACCAACATATCCTTATCCATGACAAAAAAGATGGTCGGGGTAAGGTGCCAGTGCCATGAGCCCCCTGCCAGGGAGAGCGGCATGAGGACGGTTATGTGTCCCCGCTGTGGTAAGGTCTACAGGACCGATAAGGAAGACGATGTCTGCTTCAGCTGCCAGAGGCGCTGATCAGAACATCGGTCGGCAGCGTATAGCTCAGCTATCAGAACATCATCAGGATACCACGCCCTGTACCCCAGATTATACTCACCGCTATGATGAGTATAACAAATATGGAGACATAGCTGACCGCCGGTTTAACAATCCTCTCCGGTAACCTGTAGCGCAGGAGCTCCTCAAACATGAGGCCTCCATCAAGGGGCTTGGCAGGCAGAAGGTTCACAGTACCCACTGCGAAGTTCAGGAAGAATATCCAGAAGAAGAGCTCCTCCAGGTATGTGAGTGCAAATGGCAGGGTGCCTCCAAAGACAGATGCCACAGACTCCCTCACCTGCAGGTGGTTGCTGGTCCGGATACCCATGTAGGCCCTGCTTGAGTTGTTGGGGTTTCTGCCTGTCTTAAGCCTGAATGTCCCCTGATCAGTGTCTATTGTGATAACCTCGCCCACCCGTATCCTCTTAAGGGCCATTCCATATGTGGTGAGGTTTGTGGTTGGCATTCCATTTATGCTCTCAATAACGAGGCCCGGTTTGAGGACCTCACTTGCAGGACTTCCAGGGACCACACTATCTATCTGAACACCATCGGCCTGAAAGGCCGCGGGCATGGCATATGCTGAAATACCAAAGAAGAGTGCAAAGCATATACCCGCAAGTATGAGATTGGCCACTGACCCGGCGGCATATATCCTCAACTTTGAAATAGGGCTCACCTTCTTGATGTCATCCTCATCAGGTTCAACGAAAGCACCCGGAAGTATTGCCAGAAGAAGGAGGCCAATGGATTTTATGCGGACCCCCTCAACCCTTGCAAGTATCCCATGGGCGAATTCATGCACCACTATTACCGTGGCAAGGCCCACTATACCGTAACCCAGAGGCACATAAACCGGTGACCCTGGTATGTCAACACCCGGCACGATGAGTGATGCCTGTGGAGTCACAAATATGTTCTGAAGGGACATCACCATAAGGTAGAGCATGTAAAACATGAAGAAGAACGCCACAGGGATGCCTGCATTCAGTATCCACCTCCAGAGTCCTGGGTGGCCTGACGCGATGCTGTCGATGAATCCCCTCATCCTCTTTGTTCTCCGCAGGAGGAGGGGTCCCTGTATCTCAATCTTGAACCTGTCCCTGAAAAGAACAGCGAGTGTCCATATCAGGATAAATGCGATGACGTAAAACCACAGTGCATTCATATTACATAACACCTGTTTTAATGGTTGTTGAAGCGCTCATATAAAAGCTACCATTCATATGTGCTGGGATGGTTTCAGAGTGTCATTGAATCAAAGAGGAGGACCTCACACTCCTCACCTTCAGCTATACCCTCAAGGTTCTCATCTATTACTATGTAGGCATTTGACTCCACCATTGACCTTATTATACCCGAACCTCTGCTCTGGACAGGTTTAACTATTCCGTTGTCTGCACTTGCCCGTACGTATTCCGTCCTGCCGGGTCCAGATGCAACCTTGCCAAGACACCGCCCCTTCACTGTCCTGTGACTGTAATCCAGGTGCTGCATCCTGAGAAGATAATACCTTGCAAGGACATCGAACTGCACCATGGCAGCGACAGGATACCCTGAAAGCATGAAAACAGGTTTACCTTCAACAATTCCAAACGCCACAGGTTTTCCTGGTCTAATTGCCACCCCATGGAATAGTACGTCGCCAAGGCTGTCCACAGCATCCACAACCACATCCCCACGGCTCACCGCTGTTCCGCCGGTTGTTATGATCATATCATGTTCCTTCACTGCCCCTCTGATTTCATCCACTATGATATCCATGTCGTCGGGGGCGTGGATAACCTCTGCCTCTCCACCTGCACTCTCTACAAGGGCCTTGAGGGTGTAGAGGTTTGAGTTGGGTATCTTGCCTGGTTCAAGGTCCGCTGAAGGTTCCATGAGTTCATTACCTGTTATTATCACCTTTACCGAGGGCCTTTTATACACCCTCAGCTGGCTGTAACCGGCCGATGCCGCCATGGCAATTTCTGCAGGTCTTAGGAGGGTTCCTTTACTCAGAACTGTATCCCCTGCCCTGAAATCCTCGCCTGCCGGTGCCACGTTCTCTCCAGGAAATACCGGTCTTACAACACTGATCTCAGGTCCTGAACTGACAGTGTATTCCTCCATGACAACAGCGTCCGCTCCGCTGGGTATGGGGGCTCCTGTTGCGATTTTAACAGCCTCCCCCCTACCCACATCCACATCAGATACATCCCCCGCCCCTATGGAGTCGATGACAGTGAATCTTGATGGATTCTCAGGGGAGGAACCGAATGTGTCCTCGGCCCTAACCGCGTATCCATCCATCGCTGACCTGTCAAAGGGTGGGGAGTCAAATCTGGCTTTTAAATCCTCCGCAAGAACCCTTTTATGGGCATATAGCAGATCCAGGGTTTCAGTATCAGTTGATCTCTGATTCTCATCAAGAATCCTGAATGCATCCCTCACTGGTATGAGTTCTGATAGAAACATGTGACCATCACCGCTTAAGTACTGTTTATACTATAATATATAAAAGGGATATAAATTCCCGCTGGAAAAGAATCTTTGATTCGTGGAGGTTTCATGATAGAGGTGGACTCTGTCTCTAAAAGCTTTGGAAGAATAAGGGCCCTTGATAACCTCAGCTTCAGTGTGAGGGAAGGGGAACTCATGGGCATAATCGGCCACAACGGTGCCGGTAAGACCACCGCAATACGGATAATAGCAGGGATACTGCACCCTGACTCTGGAACGGTCCATGTGGGTGGCTATGATGTTACCAGGGACCCCCTCAGGGTTAAAGCAATGATAGGTTATCT
This DNA window, taken from Methanothermobacter sp., encodes the following:
- a CDS encoding cobaltochelatase subunit CobN, with the protein product MRRSVIPLILIIALMFTGGVSASDNSSNTTGDVIAENSSHYNLLILTGSTSSTKAIVEGYKLAGQNGYRFNLSMFTNDELLRNDPQIDAAAIEAGRRADVILIQMISSPNTVAKVNQILNVTSARRIIAIGTGNTFKSYPQIGEDNATVKNIWDQGGPENFRRMMLLLLRDVGMKLRTGENLTAIPAIKSFVYHPDSAQQFTSWDQYYSWYVQSGHYKPGKPWIGILTFDTYYRGSDMRMHTAIVDSLERKGYNVILGFAADTPTKRNVIEKFFLDGNRTPRISGLITCMGFNLYNGDPVNSTSILRELDVPALSAVYASNLKTWNESISGLSSEVYWQIALPEIDGRIEPIMIGGGVEMVDPQTGLRYTYYVPIPDRIERLTERMINWVKLRELSNSEKKIALIYYNIGGGKDGISASYLNVPESISTILRAMKAAGYTVDEKSTAEVISILLGPGLNVGSWAPGELAKVVKAGAVTIPVSEYLAWFSLLPEALRNNITATWGPAPGNVMVYNGSIVIPGVMLGNVFLGPQPMRGFGEDAADLIHSTTLPPHHQYLAFYLWLQKNFNAVIHLGTHGTLEWLPGKSVGLSSLDWPDVMIGDLPHIYPYIVNNPGEGTQAKRRGYAVLINHNIPPMVVGELYGDLAELQHKINSYHSSEDPQRKLIIAEEIKNLTVKLDLHRELNLDLNASFEEALDRIEHRLDELSATLIPYGLHVFGEPLSGQLLDAMVEAIVSFDPATRNTTEFRNAIREKLASDCEISNLLRALEGRFVEPGRGADPIRIPDLLPTGKNSYSFDPRLAPDRAAWEIGKKMADDLIADYLAKNGRYPETVGVVLWAIETMRTNGQTIAMVLRLIGAEPVWDKSGRFTGINVTPLATLGRPRIDVIVTISGLFRDTFAYSIDRMDEAIRLVMKLDEPVNQNYLRKHYLQDLTNYTARGLPMADTLAGARIFGSAPGSYGTGIPAVVESTAKWNNQSQLVETYLNHMGFIYGKDLYAIDAKDVFMKQLSNLDATVQVRDSVYGVLDNDDVYQYLGGLTMAARAMSGKNVASYIANTRFTPRIETLSDFLAAELRTRTYNPKWIEGMLSQGFSGGHQISKEIGHLFGWSAVTPELVQDWMWQRVAETYVLDSSVRDRFRSVQPYSYASTVAWLLEASRRGLWRADSATLQRLADEYISAVNEYGVVCCHHTCANIVFNEWVVKLSSLNQAALRKFASAMAAATGKSIDVPGSDTGSDISTGTDSDGNGAGETGAPSSGSVGGRSGSAPSVTASSGESSEASEVSQSEPAGESGKAYEVAASSQSGSASTQTPLYALAGIIGIVCLLGAGYFYQGRN
- a CDS encoding ferredoxin family protein; this translates as MPWFAGYPREKIEWYPTIDLEKCVKCGMCMNCGQKVYRWTEEGPVVAHPYKCVVGCSTCATLCQGNAITFPDREKLRDLYRKEGIWAKVKKELLKEGKLNPEE
- a CDS encoding site-2 protease family protein; protein product: MNALWFYVIAFILIWTLAVLFRDRFKIEIQGPLLLRRTKRMRGFIDSIASGHPGLWRWILNAGIPVAFFFMFYMLYLMVMSLQNIFVTPQASLIVPGVDIPGSPVYVPLGYGIVGLATVIVVHEFAHGILARVEGVRIKSIGLLLLAILPGAFVEPDEDDIKKVSPISKLRIYAAGSVANLILAGICFALFFGISAYAMPAAFQADGVQIDSVVPGSPASEVLKPGLVIESINGMPTTNLTTYGMALKRIRVGEVITIDTDQGTFRLKTGRNPNNSSRAYMGIRTSNHLQVRESVASVFGGTLPFALTYLEELFFWIFFLNFAVGTVNLLPAKPLDGGLMFEELLRYRLPERIVKPAVSYVSIFVILIIAVSIIWGTGRGILMMF
- the glp gene encoding gephyrin-like molybdotransferase Glp; protein product: MFLSELIPVRDAFRILDENQRSTDTETLDLLYAHKRVLAEDLKARFDSPPFDRSAMDGYAVRAEDTFGSSPENPSRFTVIDSIGAGDVSDVDVGRGEAVKIATGAPIPSGADAVVMEEYTVSSGPEISVVRPVFPGENVAPAGEDFRAGDTVLSKGTLLRPAEIAMAASAGYSQLRVYKRPSVKVIITGNELMEPSADLEPGKIPNSNLYTLKALVESAGGEAEVIHAPDDMDIIVDEIRGAVKEHDMIITTGGTAVSRGDVVVDAVDSLGDVLFHGVAIRPGKPVAFGIVEGKPVFMLSGYPVAAMVQFDVLARYYLLRMQHLDYSHRTVKGRCLGKVASGPGRTEYVRASADNGIVKPVQSRGSGIIRSMVESNAYIVIDENLEGIAEGEECEVLLFDSMTL